Proteins encoded within one genomic window of Micromonospora halotolerans:
- a CDS encoding IS5 family transposase (programmed frameshift), protein MEDRLECSAVRRGEQPPWIVSDELWAEIEPLLPPRPPRRHRFPGRKPLDDRKVLCGILFVLYTAIPWEYLPQELGFGSGMTCWRRLRDWNDAGVWQRLHEVLLGKLRAADQLDMSRAVIDGSHVRALKGGPKTGPSPVDRRRSGSKHHVITDAGGIPLAVSLTGGNRHDVTQLMPLVDKIPPIRGIRGQPRQRPKRLYADRGYDYDCYRRDLRAKGITPIIARRGVAHGPGLGTRRWVIEQTIALLHWFRRLRIRWEVRDDIHEAFLTLACAIICWRRLQRSNS, encoded by the exons ATGGAGGATCGGCTAGAGTGCTCGGCCGTGAGGAGGGGTGAGCAGCCGCCGTGGATCGTCTCGGACGAGTTGTGGGCGGAGATCGAGCCGCTGTTGCCGCCCCGTCCACCGCGCAGGCACCGGTTCCCGGGCCGCAAGCCCCTGGATGACCGCAAGGTGTTGTGCGGGATCTTGTTCGTGCTCTACACGGCGATCCCGTGGGAGTACCTGCCCCAGGAACTCGGCTTCGGGTCGGGGATGACCTGTTGGCGCCGGTTGCGGGACTGGAACGACGCCGGCGTGTGGCAGCGACTACACGAAGTCCTGCTCGGCAAACTACGGGCCGCGGACCAGCTGGACATGTCCCGGGCGGTGATCGACGGCTCCCACGTCCGGGCGCTCAAGGGCGGCC CCAAAACCGGTCCGAGCCCGGTCGACCGCCGCCGCTCGGGCTCGAAACACCACGTCATCACCGACGCGGGCGGCATCCCCCTCGCCGTCAGCCTGACCGGCGGCAACCGCCACGACGTCACCCAACTGATGCCCCTGGTCGACAAGATCCCACCCATCAGAGGCATCCGCGGGCAACCCCGACAACGACCGAAGCGGCTCTACGCCGACCGCGGCTACGACTACGACTGCTACCGCCGGGACCTGCGAGCCAAGGGCATCACCCCGATCATCGCCCGACGCGGCGTCGCCCACGGACCCGGCCTCGGCACCCGACGGTGGGTCATCGAGCAGACCATCGCCCTGCTGCACTGGTTCCGCCGCCTACGCATCCGCTGGGAGGTCCGCGACGACATCCACGAAGCCTTCCTCACCCTCGCCTGCGCCATCATCTGCTGGCGCCGACTCCAACGCTCAAACAGTTAG